One part of the Enterococcus sp. DIV1094 genome encodes these proteins:
- the rimM gene encoding ribosome maturation factor RimM (Essential for efficient processing of 16S rRNA), producing the protein MTEYLNVGKIVNTQGIKGEVRVISTTDFPEERYKKGSILTLFQEGKAPVELTVKNHRKHKNFDLLSFENHPSINDVEKYRDGILRVSKEDLVELTENEYYYHEIIGLKVIDENEKELGKIKEILSPGANDVWVIQRPKKKDALIPYIDSVVQEVDVENGLVRVTLLEGLIDDED; encoded by the coding sequence TTGACTGAATATCTAAATGTTGGCAAGATTGTAAATACCCAAGGAATCAAAGGCGAAGTCCGTGTCATCTCAACCACAGATTTTCCTGAAGAACGCTATAAAAAAGGATCAATCTTGACACTCTTCCAAGAAGGAAAAGCACCCGTAGAATTAACGGTCAAGAACCATCGAAAACACAAAAACTTTGATTTACTCAGCTTTGAAAATCATCCTTCGATCAATGATGTTGAAAAATACCGCGATGGCATTTTACGTGTCTCAAAGGAAGATTTGGTTGAACTGACAGAAAATGAGTATTATTACCATGAAATCATTGGACTAAAGGTGATCGATGAAAACGAAAAAGAACTAGGAAAAATCAAAGAAATTTTATCGCCTGGTGCAAATGACGTTTGGGTCATCCAACGACCTAAGAAAAAAGACGCACTGATTCCTTATATCGATTCCGTTGTTCAAGAAGTCGATGTTGAAAATGGCTTGGTCCGTGTGACATTATTAGAAGGGTTGATCGATGATGAAGATTGA
- a CDS encoding KH domain-containing protein — protein MKDLSELVLTIVRPLVTYPDQVQLEVVESQDFYEYNLTVAPEDIGRIIGKQGRVAKAIRTIVYGVRINAPKKVRLNIIDNKE, from the coding sequence ATGAAAGATTTAAGCGAATTAGTCTTAACAATCGTTCGTCCGTTAGTTACTTATCCTGATCAGGTCCAGTTAGAAGTCGTTGAGTCGCAAGATTTTTACGAATATAATCTAACGGTGGCTCCCGAAGATATTGGTCGTATCATCGGTAAACAAGGGCGAGTTGCAAAAGCAATCCGCACAATCGTTTACGGAGTACGGATCAACGCACCGAAAAAAGTGCGTTTGAATATCATCGACAATAAGGAATAA
- the rpsP gene encoding 30S ribosomal protein S16, with translation MAVKIRLKRMGSKKSPFYRIVVADSRSPRDGRFIETVGTYNPLKDPAEVVLKEDLVLDWLSKGAQPSDTVRNILSKEGVMKKHHEAKFSKK, from the coding sequence ATGGCAGTTAAAATCCGTTTAAAACGTATGGGTTCTAAAAAGAGTCCTTTTTACCGTATCGTCGTAGCTGATTCACGTTCTCCTCGTGATGGACGTTTCATCGAAACTGTAGGTACTTACAATCCTTTGAAAGACCCTGCAGAAGTAGTTTTAAAAGAAGATTTAGTACTTGACTGGTTATCAAAAGGTGCACAACCTTCAGATACAGTACGTAACATCCTTTCAAAAGAAGGCGTTATGAAAAAACATCATGAAGCTAAATTCTCAAAGAAATAA